The Tripterygium wilfordii isolate XIE 37 chromosome 23, ASM1340144v1, whole genome shotgun sequence genomic sequence AAACTGGCACTCTCAATTTCCCCATTTCAGTAATTGATACTTATTTTGattcttcaattttatttctcGAGTGATCGTTTGGTTCACGCATTTAGAGATGAAAATGGACGGAGAATGTTCTGAAATAGTTGTCATTCCTTCCAAATGTTTGGATCACACTATTATACAATTTTCTTAGTATTATTGGTTTTCTTGGCTAACTAAAGTAAAAATTACAATTATGGGATATTGTCGATTATGATTGTGGGATATGATCGAAATTATGTGTTTTTCCAAAGGGTATTAtagatatttaattaaaaataattgagtATTCTCAATTCTTTTAAAGAGTGTTCCTCTCTTTTTGACAGAAAATGAGAATTCCTCCTTTGGGAGAAATTCAGATTTTCTTAAAATTCTTGATTGCAAGTATTCCACCAACCAAGCATaagaattatttttaaaaaaacacttaTTCATGTAAAGTTATATTCCACGAATCAAACAAACCCTGTGGGTCAAAATGGGAAATTCCTTATTAGCATGAAGACTGggtatttttattcttttaccaTATCACACATGACACCATAAGAAGGGGTACATCTATTACCTCATGAATCACTTTAGCTTAAAATCACAATAAAACTAACATATTTTTCTACTAATACTCCAAATTATAACATAATTGCTTTCTATTTAATGGAttcaatgaaaaagaaacataaaattttctttaaaaaattatgaaaagtaAAGTAATAGTTATACATTTACTTATTTTTTAGTCACAAGTGTGAACAGTACTATATTCATAGTCCAGATGCACTATGATAGGCAAGTGAGTCGTTAGTTAAACGGTAATTACATTACATGTAAGAAATCACTCATCTATTAGGTCGTGAGTTTGAATAATAGATTAGTAGCCCCTCTCCAAATCCcagtttcaaaaagaaaaaaaaaagcactatGATAGTGTTTGAGATAAAATAATGCATAACCGTGAAGTTGGGTTTCCTTAAAGTGAAAGGCTTTGACAACTAGAATAACCAAATAATGAATGATCTTTACGACTTTGACAAAAAGATTTTTGAGCCAAAAAGACCAACATCAAATGTACCTTTATCCTCTGCACATCAAACTGTCATATGTTGCCCCAACTCACATGAGGATAAGATTCACCAAAAACAACGGATCGTTAGTTGAGATGGTGATAAATTTGACCACGATAATTCTTAATGCAAGCAAAATatcgtgagttcaagtctcatagGTGTTTCCATCTTTGCAATTTGCGATATGGGTTCTTACTCACTGGGTCTCGACCTAAGTATCAACTGATCCATAAGGGTTGCGGGATCTTTTATGTAATTCGAGATTTATCAATCAGTTGTTTAGTGGACAGTTAGGTGAATTCCTCGTGACCAAAATTTTGTGAGGTGAAAATTTTCTATGTGGATACAGTTGACAACTCGAGTTTAGAACAAATATTTGTTGAACTTGTATGCCATTGTTGAAATTACGTACTTTCTCTAGGGCTctcctttttattgttttttttcttcgtaCTTTTGGTTCAACtcattttttgaaaatctcTTCACTGGGCTCCTTTATGACCTTTTTAGAATTCAATCCGAACACGGgtttgaaattattatttcttaagttattttttaaatgacGAGAAATCATGGGTGTTTACCCAATTAAGCGGATTGTGTAATATCTCATAGAGGTTTCTAGTTCGAGTTTCTCCATTCCATTCCTCTgtgtaattaaaataaaataaaatagaatgattgtctttttaatttaatataaattattgtgTATTTGAATTGGACTGAAACATGAATTTTAGGCCCAAAATCATGCCCATCAAAACTTGCTTAGTACTTAGTAGTTACTAATAATCCTTACATATGCCTAATGActccatttttattattaataaattaGTTTGGGCCTCTGAATCAAGCCCAATAGTGAGACAGATCATAATCCGGCCCATTATTAACGAGTTTGATTTTGTTACAGGCCCCGTAATGAGGATTATAAGGTAAAAAGCCATGCATCGTAAAATAATACCGAAGGCCTGGTTTGGTCCAATTCCACTAGTGTCACTTCACCTTTAATATCCATGATTGAGGCCCACCACGGCCCAAAATCTTTTGTTCTACTTTTTACCTCGTATGGTGTCTCTCGTATTCAACGAATAACCATAAAAGTGGGAACAAACAATGACTAAAGAGTAAAGATATCTTGGCAGTTGAGATTTGAAAGTTATCTTTAAAGTTAGAAGAAATCATTGAGCTTGTTttggaatgctgtgaggtgctgtgaagTGTGATGTGGTGTTGtaagttataaaactgtggtgctgtgaggtaagttggaacgtaaaaaactgtttggcgcatcacttttaaaattgtgATGCGGTGccgtgaggtgcgtttggcgtatctaaattacggttatattagatgactaataatattaatattaatataaaatcacttaaggtttatattgtacattaatctaaaataaaataattgacttaatttgattacgtaggacaattcaacatatattttaagcgtttgggagtgctgtgaggtgtggtgaggttctgtgaggtaaaaagctgtgaggtgagttagaacgcaaaagttgtttggcgtgtcacaaaaaactgtgatgctgtgagatgtgttgcaactgaacaaaattgcaacacactgccaaaTTCATACATTATGTTGGTTTTATGGATTGAATCTAAGACTTTTTGTTCAAATGAAGGCATGAGGGTCTTTGGGGCCTAGTTTATAGATCAAGTTGGGTGGATATGCAAATCCCGAGTCACATGGAAGATTCTGCAATCCCCATGGATTGATCGGTTGAGATTTTGGCACTTGATTGATCTAAGTTTAGGGATCCCAGTTATTTTAATAATTCATCTTGTTATTTGATTAATATAAGTGTAGGGGTCCATAAAAATACGGTGATTGAACTAGAGATTGACATATTAGTTAAAGGAGTTGGTCTCTCACAAGGCGGGCTTGTCGCTGGGATAGCCAATTTGATATGGCAGGCCCAGATTTAGATACTGTGGGCCTGCTCTTCAACTACCACGCAGACTAAATTCACTAAACACATGCCAGGGCCCATATCAATTCATGTTAACATATTCATTGCATAATACAGTCAATATTTCCTAATTTCGTTCAATTTTCCTTACCTTTTTTTTCCCGAGCGAGAACGACAACATAAGACATGTTAGTTATACAACACCCATTATTTTTCTTCGATTTTGAAGTTTTCCACATATTTTCTTGTATTGAGATTATTatacttttttatttcaattttctctattGTCGTGTGATATTTCAGCTACGAACGATTTGGGGtaattttttcaacaaaatatgCAGTAGTTTCTAATCTGACCCGACAACGGGATAAATTTTTACTTCAATTCTCTCTTTTAGAATGCTCGTAGGTTAGACATCATGATAGAGTGGGCTCATTggtatcattaaaaaaaatcacaagacCAGTAGATCACTaaagataatatatattattatctgatttcattaatttaaatGATAAATGTCAATTAATTAAACTATAGAGAACAATTGTTATATCATATAAGTACACAAGTCACATCTACTAACAACTAGCTAAttaaatataaacacaaaattagGTAATATAATAGGACAATGGAGAACATCTTTTTTCCCTAGAAGACAAAGGTGACGGAATCTCTAAAGTCAGTTACTTTTTAAACAGGTTAATTGAACTTTCAGTGAAATTTACTCAAGATTTAGTTTTTGGTTACTGAAAGATTAAATGTTCAAAGTGATAAATCAACATCTATATACAatttaaaagtaaataaataaattcaaatagGATAAGAGAATTATCTAACTAATTTGGTCGTATATTCACGTACAAAATATAAatgtaaatatattattttatctaAATATTAATGATGATGTTAGTGTGGTAGTAAGTTCAACTTTTTCGAGACATCAGttcataaaataaatttcaaaatgaatTTATCTGACATACGTAATATGTGATTATTGTACAAATTCGATGAGTTTACCGTCATAAAAAAATTGTGGCTGcgaaattaatatatataaataaccgAAGTTTGACCATATAATCATGTTTGTTTCAATCTCAAAACTTTCACATGCACtagtttgattaattaaattacttTAATTAGTTAATAAAGTATTAATGCATAGTCACATGATTACAAGTGGTGCAGTGAAGAcagtacaataaaaaaaatcccaagGGATAAGAAGACATTAATTTCCCCGTCTCGCATTCAATCTCCGTAAGATACGCTACGCGTAGTTTCGATCATCAACGTTTTTGGTGTGTTCTGACAATATATATTTGGTTTATATTGATGACACCCATAGATCTGAGGAAGATCGACCTCTTTTATTGAAGGGaaaaccaagattcttgatctAGAACCATGGtgttatttgtttgatttttttttttgttcaatctaTAAACCCGACATAGTCCGATGGAGTATGATGTCGTTTAGCCATATCCTGTATAATATGGTGTTGTTCGGGAGTGTCCGGTGAtgctttgtttgtatttttatttagttCTCCAATAATCGATATTTATGATGGCTCGAATATTATAGAGTCTCAAATTCAAAAATTCGCTTACCTTTTAAGTAAATGAATACAATCTCATCCAAACTCAATGAAAACAAAGTTGGACTTGGAATAAAAATGGACTTGATCCTAATCATGATCCAATTCTCTTGGGCCAGGGCTCGGTCTCTTCTCTTTCAGGATGCTCGAAGGTTAGACATCATGATGGAATGGGTTCATTGATACagaccataaaaaaaaataatcacaaaACCAGTAGATCACAaaagataatatatattatctaagatatatatatatcagagatttcattaatttaaatgataaatgttaattaattaaactagagaaaacaaaaattatatcataATAAATACACAAGTCACATCTACTAACAACCAGCTAATTAAAAATAAACCCAAAATTATGTAATATAATAGGACAATGCAGAGCATCTCTCTCCTTAGAAGATAAAGGTGATGGAATCTCTAAAGTTAAGTCCCTCCCTAAACGGGTTAATTGaacttttggtcactaaaagatacataaaatttcattttaGTCGCTGAAAAATCAAACGTTCCAATTGAGTAACccaaaatttttatttgttctaCATTGATTGTTAAATTAAActgtttctttgtttatttaaaGTCAAAATGACACGTCGGACAGTTGACTGTCCTAAATATCCGAAATCTATCCGAGTGACAAATATGGAACAACTAAAATTTTTGGATTACTCGCTTAGAACATTTGATCTATCAGTGACCAAAATGAAATCTTAGATATATTTTAATTACCAAAAGTTCAATTAGCCCCTTCCCAAACTAATTTCTTGAGCTCTTCAAGAACTGCAGGTCCCTCATCTCCTCTCTTCATGCAatactccttttcttttattcatctttggtgTCAGCTCTTACATCAAACGACAGAGACTTCCACGTACAGGACAATGGAGAGCATctctctttccatagaagatgAAGGGAATGGAATCTCTGAACATTGTTGAAAGCCTCTATATAAATCCCACATCCTCAGAAGCTaataaaactcaagaaataTCCAAGTTTTTCTGAGAAATGGGATCCCAAACACCTCTTAAGCTACCAGTCATCGACTTCACCACACCTGGTGCACTAAAACAAGGCAGTCCTGAGTGGGATTCACTGAAAGTTCAAGTAAGGGAAGCACTGAAAGAGTATGGTTGCTTTGAGGCTGTGTACGACGGACTTCCGCCGGAGCTCCGAAAGTCCCATTTCGGTGTcgtggaagagcttttcaatcTCCCTACCGATGTTAAAAAGCTTAATGTTTATGAAAAACCCTTTCATGGCTACCGTGGTCACGACCCCACGGTGTACGAAACCATGGGGGTTGACCGTGCCAACGTCTTCCAAGAAGTTGAAAACTTCACCAACACATTGTGGCCTCAAGGGAATCCCAATTTAAGGTTTTCTTTACAATCTTCTTCTTTGcaagaattcaatgaaatgataatttaaCAGGGTGggtattgatttattttctcataTATATTTGGCAGCAAAACTATACACTCTTTCTCTAGACAGGTAGCAGAGTTAGATGGTGTTGTTAGAAGGATGCTGTTGGAAAGCTTGGGAATTGAGAAATACTGGGAGGAACATATCAACTCGAGCGACTATGTGCTTAGGGTGAATAGATATTTACCATCTAAAAATGGTGATGAGTCCCATCTTGGGGTACTTTCTCACACTGATAAAACATTGACCTCCATATTGTTTGAAAATGAAGTGGGTGGTCTAGAGATACAGACAAAACAAGGAGACTGGATCAGTGTCAAACTATCTTCGAATTCTGTTCTTTTCATGGTTGGGGAAGCTCTCTATGTAAGCTACCTGACTATACCTTTCTCCCCACACAAAAACATACACGTATTGTTCACAGCGGCAATACATCAAACGCCTTACCTGCACAGCTTATTGAATTGTTACTATTGTTTCAAACATGGACATGAATTTGTCTGAATAATCTTTTGTAGGCATGGGCAAATGGGCATCTGCACGATGCGGCTCATCGTGTAATGATGAGAGGAAATATAACAAGGTACTCGACAGGGCTGTTTACAGTCCCAAGAGCAGGCTACATGTTGAAGGTTCCAAAAGAGCTGGTGGACGAAGAACACCCTTTGCAATTcaaaccttttgattttttcaaATACCTCAACTTCTTCTTAACTCAACAGTATAATCCTGTTTCAACTGTCCCCGAAGTTTCCAACATTAAAGCTTATTGTGGCATAGGCTCTAGCTAGATCTTAGTACGGATAGTGCATTGCTactgcatgcatgcatgcacaaGTTATATGTTTGTAATGTTCTTATTTGTGTGGTGTATTTCTTATATTGTTTTGTTGCTGTGTGATGGAGAATAGTCTCCACGATTGTCAAGGGTTTATGTAGCCTCTAGTATGTACTGTTAGGGTGCAGTTACAAGTCCATGTACCAACTCAGCCTATCTTCCAGTTATAGTATTATGCCTTCTAGTGCTAGTTTAAATGTGCAGTTGTATTACGTTTAAACTTTGTGGGGGTAGTTTAGTAGTTATCTTGTAATGTTGTAGTCATAAGCGTGTTATGATGGAGTGTGGTGTGTCCAATGTATATATGTTCGTTGAGTTGAATAAAGAAGGCAACAAGTAAAAAAACCGGTTTCATGTTTGTTCTTAGGAGGTTTGGTTACCCTCGAAGCTAACCATCTTAGTATTTATTGTTTCAATCATTggcaaacaaaaacaatattaaaatatatttttcgttACTTAACTATGGGACGAGTTTCAATTTTgtccctaaattttttttcctccattttcgTTCATCAACTATTGAAAAATACCATTTTCGTCATTCAAGTGAGATTGGAGTCGAAAAATGCCTACGTGGCAGTTATATGGCACGTCGGAGAAATATGATTTGACGAATAATAGGATGTCATGTAGGATTTTTCCGCCGCCGAATTTATTCGAAGGACAAACAGGaaactttcccatagttggggcaaaaaggggagaaaaaaaagttaagggacgaaaatgaaatctGACCAATAGTTAAGGATGAAAAATACCCTTTTACCCCCACAATATGGATCCAAATTCTCTAGATAAATCCGTCACTCGATCAATGTTGGTGGAAGAGAGCACCGATTCCTCCTCTCCAAACTAGAAAGAGGATGCAAAGGATGATTTTAGagaggagggagagagaaaagttaTTAACTTATTTATTTGCCTTCCACAAATTAAACTCAAAAGCTCATTGCTTCTTTGGGATAATAAGAAATTTCATAACAAGATCCTTATCAAGGTAttcattcttattttttttcccgtttTCTGGGTAAGTGTCCACAAAATAATCATGTGAAAGGGGAGGAGGAGTGGTGGCCATGCGAGGAAGGACCGCATCCTTTGTGTCGTGAATTGCGGCCACCTATCATGAAAGCTTCGATTCCTTCAGAACCACTTGGTGGTTAAACCATCTACCGGGTGGAGTCCATAAATTTCCGTATATATTAGTAACAGTAATGCTACAAAATCTCAAAATATGATCCTTATTTTACCTTCAAATCTACGTGACATGTGAAATAATCACTGATTATAAACAATGTATGACTCATTTAACATCCGACACTTCACATAGAGTCAAATGACGTCATATTTTGGGGTTTCAGACATTATTCTATTAGTAAAGTTATAAAGTTATAGCATCTATATGAgtttccctaaaatacagacaaaatgtcatttttctctattttacatATTCTCTATCCAATCAATCATGCATAAGATTATTTATCATATTATCTATTTCATTAAAATAACActtctttctctttcatttattattatattaataaaaattaattttatttttaaaaaatctgataaaataatattgtgataaaATAATCCCTTTATTATCATCAgataaaataaagtatatcaCATTATTATCCCGATTTCatagtaaaataataatttaatatcatattatctaaaataataaaaatcctTCTTCTCAGATCCAAATCCTTCATCCCAAAACGACCTTCAAGTTCAACGTGCTTGAGAGAGGATACCAGCTCTCGGAGTCGAACCAGTTCCATAATCAGAGAACCCTTTCTGAGTGAGGAAGAGAGTGGTCTCGGAGTCGAACCAGTTCCAGAATTAAAGtacgtgagagagagagaagtgcaggaaggaaaaaaaaaattacattatcaGTGTAGTGCATACCCGCCTCCCGCAAAGACGATGATGAAGGACGAGGCCGCCTCCAGCAAGACCAGGGTCACTCCATTGGTCTCAATTGTAGCATGATTCGCAGAAGAGAGATGAAGgatgagaaagaggagagaggatGTGAGATGGATGAAAGAGATGATGTCAGACATAGGAGagtgaaatattattttaatcttACATAATGCTACAGTGGTTCCCTATGCATCAAAAGTTTAGATAATCTTATGGAAGACTGTGTTTTTTGATTAGTTTGAGGCTCACTCTGCTACTTTGCTCACTCTTACAGCTCATCGTTCGCCTCTGCTATCTCTTACAAGGTATGCATAATTTATAAGAGAAAGCAGGCTAGTTTCTTACATGCATGTCAACCCATGCTAACATGATTTGTCTTAATTCTCGACATGTGAAGCCGGCTTTGTTTGACTGCCATCCTCAAAGAATATGGCACCTCCACGTTAATAAACCGACTTTTGCGTCGGCACCACGTGAGTTTACAGCTGACATTGCAAGTATCTATcaatcttcatatatatatatatgtatgtatgtatcccACATATCCTCAGAAGCTAATTAAACTTAAGATCGAAATCCAAGTTTCTGAGAAATGGGATCTCAAACACCCCTTAAGCTACCAGTCATAGACTTCACAACACCTGGTGCACTAAATCAAGGGAGTCCTGAATGGGATTCAGTGAAAGTTCAAGTAAGGGAAGCACTGGGAGAATATGGTTGTTTTGAGGCTGTGTACGACGAACTTCCACCGGAGCTCCGAAAGGCCCATTTTGGTGTCGTGGAAGAGCTTTTCGATCTCCCTACGGATGTTAAAAAGCTAAATGTTTATGAAAAACCCTTTCATGGCTATCGTGGTCATTACCCCGACGTGTTCGAAACCATGGAGGTTGACTGTGCCAACGTCTTGCAACAAGTGGAAGAAAACTTCACCAACAAATTGTGGCCTCAAGGGAATGCCAATATAAGGTTAATTTGTTAGTCACAATCTTtggttctttcttcttctttccaaGAATTCAAGCTAAAGCTATTGATTGATTTTTCTGATCATATttggcatatatatatgcagcaaAACTATACAGTCTTTCTCTAGACAGGTAGCAGAGTTTGATGGCGTTGTTAGAAGGATGGTCTTGGAAAGCTTGTGTATTGAGAAATACTGGGAGGAACATATGAACTCGACCGACTATGTGCTTACAGTGAATAGATATTTACCATCTCAAAACGGTCATGATGAGTCCCATCCTGGGTTACTTTCTCACACTGATAAAACAACGACCTCCCTATTGTTTGGAAAGGACTTGGATGGTCTAGAGATACAGACAAAGCAAGGAGACTGGATCAACGTCAAACTATCTTCTGCTAATTCTCTTTTTTACATGGTTGGGGATGCTCTCTATGTAAGCTAACTGACTACACTTATCTcccacacaaacacacacacatatatacatgtattgTTCAAAGCGGCAATTCATCAAACACCTTATCTGCACATCATAATGAATCCTTTCTTACTATTGTTTCATGGACGTGAATAATTTGTCTGAATCTTGTATAGGCATGGACAAATGGGAATCTGTTCAATGCGATTCATCGTGTAATGATGAGAGGAAATATAACAAGGTACACAACAGGGTTGTTTTCAGTCCCAAAACAAGGCTACATGGTGACGGTTCCAGAAGAGCTGGTGGACGAAGAACACCCTTTACAATTTAAACCTTTTGATCATTTCGAATACCTCAAATTCTTGGCTGAACATTTTGATCCTAGTTCAATTGTACCTGAAGTTTCCAACATTAAAACTTATTGTGGCATATAA encodes the following:
- the LOC119993807 gene encoding probable 2-oxoglutarate-dependent dioxygenase AOP1, with amino-acid sequence MGSQTPLKLPVIDFTTPGALNQGSPEWDSVKVQVREALGEYGCFEAVYDELPPELRKAHFGVVEELFDLPTDVKKLNVYEKPFHGYRGHYPDVFETMEVDCANVLQQVEENFTNKLWPQGNANISKTIQSFSRQVAEFDGVVRRMVLESLCIEKYWEEHMNSTDYVLTVNRYLPSQNGHDESHPGLLSHTDKTTTSLLFGKDLDGLEIQTKQGDWINVKLSSANSLFYMVGDALYAWTNGNLFNAIHRVMMRGNITRYTTGLFSVPKQGYMVTVPEELVDEEHPLQFKPFDHFEYLKFLAEHFDPSSIVPEVSNIKTYCGI
- the LOC119992810 gene encoding probable 2-oxoglutarate-dependent dioxygenase AOP1, encoding MGSQTPLKLPVIDFTTPGALKQGSPEWDSLKVQVREALKEYGCFEAVYDGLPPELRKSHFGVVEELFNLPTDVKKLNVYEKPFHGYRGHDPTVYETMGVDRANVFQEVENFTNTLWPQGNPNLSKTIHSFSRQVAELDGVVRRMLLESLGIEKYWEEHINSSDYVLRVNRYLPSKNGDESHLGVLSHTDKTLTSILFENEVGGLEIQTKQGDWISVKLSSNSVLFMVGEALYAWANGHLHDAAHRVMMRGNITRYSTGLFTVPRAGYMLKVPKELVDEEHPLQFKPFDFFKYLNFFLTQQYNPVSTVPEVSNIKAYCGIGSS